ATGGCTCGCCGTCGTCCTCCACTGCCCCCGCGCCCACGTACCTCCCCGGCGTCAGCACGTGTCCGTGCTTGCGGATTTCCTCCAACTTGGCGCTCCTGCAGAAGCCCGGAACATCCTCGTACTTGCCCGCGCCGGGGTCGCCGCGCCAAGCGTGGTACGTCCCTGCGATCTTTGCGACGTCCTCGGTCGTCAATTCGCGGTGGACGCGGTCCACCATTGTGCCCATCTTGCGCGCGTCGATGAACAACGTGTGACCGCGCCGGTCGCGGAACCGCGGGTCTTTCTTGCTCTTCGTCAAGAACCACAGGCAGACGGGAATCTGCGTCGAGTAGAACAACTGGCCGGGCAGCGCGACCATGCAGTCGACGAGGTCGGCTTCGACGATGTTCTTGCGGATCTCGCCTTCTCCCGACTGGTTGCTGCTCATGCTGCCGTTGGCCAGCACGAAGCCGGCAATGCCGTTTGGGGCGAGGTGGTGGAGGAAATGTTGCACCCACGCGAAGTTGGCGTTGCCCGCGGGCGGGACGCCGTGGACCCAGCGCTTGTCGTCCTTGAGGAGTTCGCCTCGCCAGTCGCTGTCGTTGAACGGCGGGTTGGCGAGAACGTAGTCGGCCTTGAGGTCGGGATGCTTGTCGTTGTGGAAGCTGTCGCCGTGGGCGATCTGCGCGTCGATGCCGCGGATCGCGAGGTTCATCTTGGCAAGGCGCCACGTCGTGTAGTTCGACTCCTGGCCGTAGATCGAGATGCCGGCCTTCTCGCGGGCGGCCTTGGGCTTGCTTCCGCCGCCGTTACCGTTCTCGGTCGCGTGCGCCTCGATGAACTTCTCGCTCTGCACGAACATGCCCCCCGAGCCGCAGCACGGGTCGAATACGC
The window above is part of the Candidatus Thermoplasmatota archaeon genome. Proteins encoded here:
- a CDS encoding class I SAM-dependent DNA methyltransferase, encoding MARGSKKPAKSSNGATLGFEAKLWAAADALRNNMDAAEYKHVVLGLIFLKYISDAFEAKHAELVANKSKGADPEDPDEYRAVSIFWVPPEARWPHLKKQAPQPTIGQLVDDAMAAIERDNPSLKGVLPKDYARPGLDKQRLGQLINLVSDIELGGPAERAKDTLGRVYEYFLSQFASAEGKKGGQFYTPTHVVRVLVEMLAPYKGRVFDPCCGSGGMFVQSEKFIEAHATENGNGGGSKPKAAREKAGISIYGQESNYTTWRLAKMNLAIRGIDAQIAHGDSFHNDKHPDLKADYVLANPPFNDSDWRGELLKDDKRWVHGVPPAGNANFAWVQHFLHHLAPNGIAGFVLANGSMSSNQSGEGEIRKNIVEADLVDCMVALPGQLFYSTQIPVCLWFLTKSKKDPRFRDRRGHTLFIDARKMGTMVDRVHRELTTEDVAKIAGTYHAWRGDPGAGKYEDVPGFCRSAKLEEIRKHGHVLTPGRYVGAGAVEDDGEPFDEKMKRLVATLKEQQAEANRLDKAIATNLEALGYGR